One segment of Sphingomonas qomolangmaensis DNA contains the following:
- a CDS encoding DUF72 domain-containing protein, whose translation MTNALIRAGIGGWTYEPWRGGVFYPEGLVQKRELDYAASKLTAIEINGTYYSSFKPASFAGWAKAVPDGFVFAVKASRYTTNRKVLAEAGESIGKFLGQGLTELGDRLGPILWQFMATKKFDADDFGAFLKLLPAAHDGVALRHAVQVRHESFHVAEFVAMARAAGVAIVYADSAEYPAIADVTGDFVYARLENAEERFVAGYAPTALDRWAEVAREWASGRQPKGLPYASDVAAPKQPRDTFVFMINGAKERAPAAAMALLERLDG comes from the coding sequence ATGACCAACGCCCTGATTCGCGCCGGCATCGGCGGCTGGACCTATGAACCCTGGCGCGGCGGAGTCTTTTATCCCGAGGGGCTCGTCCAGAAGCGCGAGCTCGACTATGCCGCGTCGAAGCTGACCGCGATCGAGATCAACGGCACCTATTATTCGAGCTTCAAGCCCGCCTCGTTCGCGGGCTGGGCCAAGGCGGTGCCAGACGGCTTCGTGTTTGCGGTGAAGGCGTCGCGCTACACCACCAATCGCAAGGTCTTGGCCGAGGCGGGCGAATCGATCGGCAAGTTCCTGGGGCAGGGGCTGACCGAGCTCGGCGACCGGCTGGGGCCGATCCTGTGGCAGTTCATGGCGACCAAGAAGTTCGATGCCGATGATTTCGGCGCGTTCCTCAAGCTGCTGCCCGCCGCGCACGACGGGGTGGCGCTGCGCCATGCGGTGCAGGTGCGGCACGAAAGCTTCCACGTCGCCGAATTCGTCGCGATGGCGCGCGCGGCGGGGGTAGCGATCGTCTATGCCGATTCGGCGGAGTATCCGGCGATCGCCGATGTGACCGGCGATTTCGTCTATGCGCGGCTCGAAAATGCCGAGGAGCGGTTTGTGGCCGGCTATGCGCCGACCGCGCTCGATCGCTGGGCCGAGGTGGCGCGCGAATGGGCGTCGGGCCGGCAGCCCAAGGGGCTTCCCTATGCGAGCGACGTGGCGGCGCCGAAGCAGCCGCGCGACACCTTCGTCTTCATGATCAACGGTGCCAAGGAGCGCGCCCCCGCCGCGGCGATGGCGTTGCTCGAGCGGCTGGACGGCTAG
- the glsA gene encoding glutaminase A produces MKILRLQQIVIEIAEEIADKAAEIEGAADAKVEGEAPGGFGIAVATIDGEVVSAGEAATQFPLQSISKVFALELALCALGDKVFERVGREPSGDPFNSIIDLEKTSGLPRNPFVNAGALAVVDILVEELSAKKQSEAVVEFVRRQAGLDSVELNDEVMASEHEGGDLNRAIMSFMRHHGNFHSPIDEVMEAYVKQCAFLIDCAGLARAGLFLAHTRRSPDDEKADAKAQRMRKVLALMMTCGHYDGSGDFALRVGLPAKSGVGGGILAVVPEIASVAVWSPNLDQHGNSMLGVRGLEMLAYRTGWSVFGPPIE; encoded by the coding sequence ATGAAGATCCTTAGGCTGCAGCAGATCGTCATCGAAATCGCCGAGGAAATTGCCGACAAGGCCGCCGAGATCGAAGGCGCAGCCGATGCCAAGGTCGAGGGCGAGGCGCCGGGCGGGTTCGGCATCGCGGTGGCGACGATCGACGGCGAGGTCGTATCGGCGGGCGAGGCGGCGACCCAGTTCCCGCTGCAGAGCATATCGAAGGTGTTCGCGCTCGAACTGGCGCTGTGCGCGCTGGGCGACAAGGTGTTCGAGCGTGTGGGGCGCGAGCCTTCGGGCGATCCGTTCAACTCGATCATTGATCTCGAAAAGACCTCGGGGCTGCCGCGCAATCCGTTCGTCAACGCCGGCGCGCTGGCGGTGGTCGATATCCTGGTCGAGGAGCTTTCGGCCAAGAAACAGTCCGAAGCCGTCGTCGAATTCGTGCGGCGCCAGGCGGGGCTCGATAGCGTCGAACTCAATGACGAGGTGATGGCGTCGGAGCATGAGGGCGGCGACCTCAACCGCGCGATCATGAGCTTCATGCGGCATCACGGCAATTTCCACTCGCCGATCGACGAGGTGATGGAAGCCTATGTGAAGCAATGCGCGTTCCTGATCGATTGCGCGGGGCTGGCGCGCGCCGGGCTGTTCCTGGCGCATACCCGCCGCTCGCCCGACGACGAGAAGGCCGATGCCAAGGCGCAGCGGATGCGCAAGGTGCTCGCGCTGATGATGACCTGCGGCCATTATGACGGATCGGGCGACTTCGCGCTGCGTGTCGGCCTGCCCGCCAAGAGCGGCGTCGGCGGCGGGATACTGGCGGTGGTGCCCGAGATCGCATCGGTCGCGGTATGGTCGCCGAACCTGGATCAGCATGGCAATTCGATGCTGGGGGTGCGCGGGCTCGAGATGCTGGCGTATCGGACGGGATGGTCGGTGTTCGGGCCGCCGATCGAGTAG
- a CDS encoding CaiB/BaiF CoA transferase family protein produces MKPLEGIRVIELARILAGPWCGQLLADLGADVIKIERPGAGDDTRHWGPPFLHAPDGTNLDAAYFHSTNRGKTSRAIDIATAEGQAEVRALIADADVMIENYKVGGLVKYGLDHASLSALNPRLITCSITGFGQTGPYAPRAGYDFVIQAMGGFMSLTGEPDGPPQKAGIAYADIFTGVYSAVAILAALRQRDMTGRGAQIDMALLDTQVAVLANQALNWMALGKVPHRMGNGHANLAPYQAFETKDDPLVIAVGNDGQFARLCAVLGLDIAVDPRFATNPARVANRAALIPVIESATRTRPRDQLAAALEAAGVPAGPINTLDQIFADPQVVARGMRIAPGGVPGVASPIVIDGERMVSATPSPRRAANDA; encoded by the coding sequence ATGAAGCCGCTCGAAGGCATCCGCGTGATCGAGCTGGCGCGAATCCTCGCCGGCCCCTGGTGTGGCCAGTTGCTCGCCGATCTGGGTGCCGACGTCATCAAGATCGAGCGCCCCGGCGCGGGCGACGACACCCGCCATTGGGGGCCGCCCTTCCTCCACGCGCCCGACGGCACCAATCTCGACGCCGCCTATTTCCACTCGACCAACCGCGGCAAGACGTCGCGCGCGATCGACATCGCGACGGCTGAGGGCCAGGCCGAGGTCCGCGCGCTGATCGCCGATGCCGATGTCATGATCGAAAATTACAAGGTCGGCGGGCTGGTCAAATACGGCCTCGATCACGCCAGCTTGAGCGCGCTCAACCCGCGCCTCATCACCTGTTCGATCACCGGCTTCGGTCAGACCGGACCCTATGCGCCGCGCGCGGGCTATGACTTCGTGATCCAGGCGATGGGGGGCTTCATGTCGCTCACGGGCGAGCCCGACGGCCCGCCGCAAAAGGCCGGCATCGCCTATGCCGACATCTTCACCGGGGTCTATTCGGCGGTCGCGATCCTCGCCGCGCTACGCCAGCGCGACATGACCGGCAGGGGCGCGCAGATCGACATGGCGCTGCTCGATACCCAGGTCGCGGTGCTCGCGAACCAGGCGCTCAACTGGATGGCATTGGGCAAGGTGCCGCACCGGATGGGCAATGGCCACGCCAACCTCGCCCCCTATCAGGCGTTCGAGACGAAAGACGATCCGCTAGTGATCGCGGTCGGCAATGACGGCCAGTTCGCCAGGCTCTGCGCGGTCCTCGGCCTCGACATCGCCGTCGACCCGCGCTTTGCGACCAACCCCGCGCGCGTCGCGAACCGTGCCGCGCTGATCCCGGTGATCGAATCCGCCACCCGCACCCGGCCACGCGACCAGCTCGCCGCCGCGCTCGAAGCCGCCGGCGTCCCCGCCGGCCCGATCAACACGCTCGACCAGATCTTCGCCGACCCACAGGTGGTCGCCCGCGGGATGCGCATCGCCCCGGGCGGCGTGCCCGGCGTTGCGAGCCCGATCGTGATCGACGGCGAGCGGATGGTGTCGGCAACCCCCAGCCCGAGGCGCGCGGCCAACGACGCCTGA
- a CDS encoding GNAT family N-acetyltransferase — translation MNLSPTLTGSNIELRPTIAADWPALYAVAADPQLWAIHPAHDRWQEPVFRAYFDDALAQPGALTVRERATDRVIGASRFRSAPAYDGIEIGWTFIARDHWGGATNAEMKRLMLDHLFGFAPRAVFIVGEGNLRSRRALEKIGARATGEVETRRMAGADVVHLIYAIDRA, via the coding sequence ATGAACCTCTCCCCCACCCTCACCGGCTCCAATATCGAGCTGCGCCCCACCATCGCCGCCGACTGGCCCGCGCTCTACGCCGTCGCTGCCGACCCCCAGCTCTGGGCGATTCATCCCGCGCATGATCGCTGGCAGGAACCCGTCTTCCGCGCCTATTTCGACGATGCGCTCGCCCAGCCCGGCGCGCTCACCGTCCGCGAACGCGCCACCGACCGGGTGATCGGCGCCAGCCGCTTCCGCTCCGCCCCCGCCTATGACGGCATCGAGATCGGCTGGACCTTCATCGCGCGCGATCATTGGGGCGGCGCCACCAATGCCGAGATGAAGCGGCTGATGCTCGACCATTTGTTCGGCTTCGCCCCCCGGGCGGTCTTCATCGTCGGCGAAGGCAATCTGCGCTCGCGCCGCGCACTCGAAAAGATCGGCGCGCGCGCCACCGGCGAGGTCGAGACGCGCCGCATGGCAGGTGCCGATGTCGTCCACCTGATCTATGCGATCGACCGCGCATGA
- a CDS encoding acyl-CoA dehydrogenase codes for MAEMGRFDWQDPFQLEAQLTDDERMVRDTAHEYSREKLLPRVTRAFLDEHFHREIMDEMGQLGLLGPTIPETYGGAGLGYVSYGLVAREVEAVDSGYRSAMSVQSSLVMHPINAYGSEAQKRKYLPKLASGEWIGCFGLTEPDAGSDPSGMRTRAQAIDGGGYRLTGSKMWITNSPIADVFVVWAKSDAHGGAIRGFVLEKGMQGLTAPKIEGKLSLRASITGEIVMDNVEVGEDALLPDVQGLKGPFGCLNRARYGIAWGTMGAAEFCLDAARQYTLDRQQFGRPLAATQLVQIKLADMLTEISLGLNACLHAGRMFDAHELAPDAISILKRNNCGKALAIARVARDMHGGNGISADFHVMRHAINLETVNTYEGTHDVHGLILGRAITGIAAF; via the coding sequence ATGGCCGAAATGGGCAGGTTCGATTGGCAGGACCCCTTCCAGCTTGAAGCACAGCTGACCGACGACGAACGCATGGTGCGCGACACCGCGCATGAATATTCGCGCGAAAAGCTCTTGCCCCGCGTCACCCGCGCTTTTCTCGACGAGCATTTTCACCGCGAGATCATGGACGAGATGGGCCAGCTCGGCCTGCTCGGGCCGACCATCCCCGAAACCTATGGCGGTGCGGGCCTCGGCTATGTCTCCTACGGCCTGGTCGCGCGCGAGGTCGAGGCAGTCGACAGCGGCTATCGCTCGGCGATGAGCGTCCAGTCGAGCCTCGTGATGCACCCGATCAACGCCTATGGGTCGGAGGCGCAGAAGCGCAAATATCTGCCCAAGCTGGCAAGCGGCGAATGGATCGGCTGTTTCGGCCTCACCGAACCCGATGCCGGGTCTGACCCCTCGGGCATGCGCACCCGCGCCCAGGCGATCGACGGCGGCGGCTATCGGCTGACCGGGTCCAAAATGTGGATCACCAATTCGCCGATCGCCGACGTTTTCGTCGTCTGGGCGAAATCCGACGCGCATGGCGGCGCGATCCGCGGCTTCGTCCTCGAAAAGGGCATGCAGGGGCTGACCGCACCCAAAATCGAGGGCAAATTGAGCCTGCGCGCCTCGATCACTGGTGAGATCGTGATGGACAATGTCGAAGTCGGCGAAGACGCGCTGCTGCCCGACGTCCAGGGGCTCAAAGGCCCGTTCGGCTGCCTCAACCGCGCGCGCTACGGCATCGCCTGGGGTACGATGGGCGCCGCCGAATTCTGCCTAGATGCCGCGCGCCAATATACGCTCGATCGCCAGCAATTCGGCCGCCCGCTCGCCGCGACGCAATTGGTACAGATCAAGCTCGCCGACATGCTCACCGAGATTTCACTCGGCCTCAACGCCTGCCTGCACGCTGGCCGGATGTTCGACGCGCACGAGCTCGCCCCCGACGCGATCTCGATCCTCAAACGCAACAATTGTGGCAAGGCGCTCGCGATCGCCCGCGTCGCGCGCGACATGCACGGCGGCAACGGCATCTCCGCCGATTTCCATGTGATGCGCCACGCGATCAACCTCGAAACGGTCAACACGTACGAGGGCACGCACGACGTCCACGGGCTGATCCTCGGCCGCGCAATCACCGGGATCGCGGCGTTCTGA
- a CDS encoding uroporphyrinogen-III synthase produces MRIVVLRPEPGNAATRARIAEAGMAAVAMPLFAVTPLAWEAPDPARFDSLLLTSANAVRHARAALPTLAALPTVVVGEATAEAARAAGLNVVAVGGSDADAARRELDRLGLARALHLCGRDHLLDPGGPIAAVIPVYASIETTDRIDLSPGDLVLVHSPRAARRLAALVADRAAIGVVAISPRAAHAAGSGWRQVSIAATPDDPALIAAALAAH; encoded by the coding sequence GTGCGGATCGTCGTCCTGCGACCCGAACCGGGCAATGCCGCGACCCGCGCGCGGATCGCCGAAGCGGGCATGGCGGCGGTGGCGATGCCGCTGTTCGCGGTTACCCCGCTAGCCTGGGAAGCACCCGATCCGGCGCGCTTCGATTCGCTGCTACTCACCAGCGCCAACGCGGTACGCCACGCCCGCGCCGCGCTGCCCACGCTCGCCGCGCTGCCGACCGTCGTCGTCGGCGAAGCCACCGCCGAAGCCGCACGCGCTGCCGGGCTGAACGTCGTCGCAGTCGGCGGAAGCGACGCCGATGCGGCGCGGCGCGAACTCGACCGCCTCGGCTTGGCGCGCGCGCTGCATCTGTGCGGGCGCGATCACCTGCTCGACCCCGGCGGCCCGATCGCGGCGGTGATCCCGGTCTATGCCAGCATCGAAACCACCGACCGGATCGACCTGTCGCCCGGCGACCTCGTGCTGGTCCACTCGCCCCGCGCCGCGCGCCGCCTCGCCGCGCTCGTCGCCGACCGCGCCGCGATCGGCGTCGTCGCGATCAGCCCGCGTGCCGCGCACGCCGCAGGCAGCGGCTGGCGGCAGGTGTCGATCGCCGCCACCCCCGATGACCCGGCGCTCATCGCCGCCGCCCTCGCCGCGCATTGA
- the hemC gene encoding hydroxymethylbilane synthase, translating to MKTPFRIGTRGSPLALTQANMVRALLAAAHDRDPLDFEIVPIRTTGDRVQDRPLAEIGGKALWTKELDRALLDGEIDCAVHSLKDVETIRPDAIALRAILPRADVRDRLVGAASIDDLPHGARIGTSSPRRAAQMRKLRPDLVIVPFRGNVDTRIGKLAADEADATLLAAAGLERLGRDDVGVAIPLDQMLPAPSQGAIGIEVRAADADAIATVAAIDDPDTHACVMVERALLAALQADCHSPVAALARIEGGRITLSAELLSEDGGAHVAGRIEGTGPAIAADLARDLLARAPEPVRQRFGG from the coding sequence ATGAAGACGCCCTTCCGCATCGGCACGCGCGGTTCGCCGCTGGCTCTCACCCAGGCGAACATGGTCCGCGCGCTGCTCGCCGCCGCGCACGACCGCGATCCGCTCGACTTCGAAATCGTCCCGATCCGCACCACCGGCGATCGGGTGCAGGACCGCCCGCTCGCCGAAATCGGCGGCAAGGCGTTGTGGACCAAGGAGCTCGATCGCGCGCTGCTCGACGGCGAGATCGATTGCGCGGTGCATTCGCTCAAGGATGTCGAGACGATCCGCCCCGATGCGATTGCCCTTCGCGCGATCCTGCCGCGCGCCGATGTCCGCGACCGGCTCGTCGGCGCAGCCTCGATCGACGATCTGCCGCATGGCGCGCGGATCGGCACCAGCAGCCCGCGCCGCGCCGCGCAGATGCGCAAGCTCCGCCCCGACCTGGTGATCGTGCCGTTTCGCGGCAATGTCGACACGCGGATCGGCAAGCTCGCCGCCGACGAAGCCGATGCGACGCTGCTCGCCGCCGCGGGGCTCGAACGGCTCGGCCGCGACGATGTCGGGGTGGCGATCCCGCTCGACCAGATGCTGCCCGCTCCCAGCCAGGGCGCGATCGGCATCGAGGTGCGCGCCGCCGACGCCGACGCGATCGCGACCGTCGCGGCGATCGACGACCCTGACACCCACGCCTGCGTGATGGTCGAACGCGCGCTGCTCGCGGCGTTGCAGGCCGATTGCCACTCACCCGTCGCCGCGCTCGCGCGGATCGAGGGCGGCCGGATCACGCTGTCGGCCGAGTTGCTGTCCGAGGATGGCGGCGCGCATGTCGCGGGCCGGATCGAGGGCACCGGCCCCGCCATCGCCGCCGATCTGGCGCGCGACCTGCTCGCACGCGCCCCCGAACCCGTCCGTCAGCGCTTCGGCGGCTAG
- the tsaD gene encoding tRNA (adenosine(37)-N6)-threonylcarbamoyltransferase complex transferase subunit TsaD has product MALILGIESSCDETAVALVSSDRTILSHQLAGQEAAHAPYGGVVPEIAARAHADALPPLIEAALADAGVALRDVDAIAATAGPGLIGGVMVGLVTGKALALAAGKPLVAVNHLEGHALSPRLVDADLAFPYLLLLVSGGHCQLLLVKGVGSYARLATTIDDAAGEAFDKTAKLLGLGFPGGPAVERAAASGDARAVPLPRPLLGSAEPHFSFAGLKSAVARAADSGQYRAEDIAASFSQAVIDCLIDRTRRALAQAGEATALVVAGGVAANRGVRAALEQLAGEHGMRFVAPPLWLCTDNAAMIAWAGAERFAAGLTDPLDVAARPRWPLDPLAEPVRGAGVKA; this is encoded by the coding sequence ATGGCGCTCATCCTCGGCATCGAATCGAGTTGCGACGAGACCGCGGTTGCGCTGGTGTCGAGCGACCGCACGATCCTTTCGCACCAATTGGCGGGGCAGGAAGCCGCGCACGCGCCCTATGGCGGCGTCGTCCCCGAAATCGCCGCGCGCGCGCACGCCGATGCGCTGCCGCCGCTGATCGAGGCGGCGCTGGCCGATGCAGGCGTGGCGCTGCGCGACGTCGACGCGATCGCCGCGACCGCGGGGCCGGGGCTGATCGGCGGGGTGATGGTGGGGCTGGTGACGGGCAAGGCGCTCGCGCTGGCGGCGGGCAAGCCGTTGGTGGCGGTGAACCATCTCGAAGGCCATGCGCTGAGCCCGCGGCTGGTCGATGCCGATCTGGCCTTTCCGTATCTGCTGCTGCTGGTGTCGGGCGGGCACTGCCAATTGCTGCTGGTCAAGGGCGTCGGCAGCTATGCGCGGCTGGCAACGACGATCGACGATGCCGCGGGCGAGGCGTTCGACAAGACCGCCAAATTGCTCGGGCTGGGCTTTCCCGGTGGCCCCGCGGTCGAGCGCGCGGCGGCTTCGGGCGATGCGCGCGCGGTGCCGTTGCCGCGCCCGCTGCTGGGATCGGCCGAGCCGCATTTCTCGTTCGCGGGCCTCAAGAGCGCGGTCGCGCGGGCCGCCGATTCGGGGCAATATCGCGCCGAGGACATCGCCGCGTCATTCAGCCAGGCGGTGATCGATTGCCTGATCGATCGCACCCGGCGGGCGCTGGCGCAGGCGGGAGAGGCAACCGCCTTGGTGGTCGCGGGCGGGGTCGCGGCGAATCGCGGGGTGCGCGCGGCGCTCGAGCAATTGGCGGGCGAGCATGGCATGCGCTTCGTCGCGCCGCCCTTGTGGCTGTGCACCGACAATGCCGCGATGATCGCCTGGGCGGGGGCCGAGCGCTTCGCCGCAGGGCTGACCGATCCATTGGACGTGGCCGCGCGCCCGCGCTGGCCGCTCGATCCGCTGGCCGAACCGGTCCGCGGCGCAGGGGTGAAAGCATGA
- a CDS encoding NAD(P)H-dependent glycerol-3-phosphate dehydrogenase encodes MKIGVIGGGAWGTALAQVAAQGGEPVLLWAREAPVVASINADRVNAMFLDRVRLSAAIRATEDLGDLAACDALLVVVPTQHVAGVLAQIEVAGRPLVLCAKGIEAGTQRLVSEIAADACPDSPIAVLSGPTFAHEVAAGKPTAVTLACGDKALREALADRLSGPALRPYLSDDVIGAEIGGAVKNVLAIACGVVEGAGLGLNARAALIARGFAEMTRFGLARGGRAETLAGLSGLGDLVLTCSSTNSRNFSLGVGIGSGRSAADLLADRRTVAEGAFTAPVLRAAAAAAGVDMPVTEAVCALLEGAHVTAIVERLLARPLKVEA; translated from the coding sequence ATGAAGATCGGGGTCATCGGTGGAGGCGCGTGGGGGACCGCGCTGGCGCAGGTCGCGGCGCAGGGCGGCGAGCCGGTGCTGCTATGGGCGCGCGAGGCCCCGGTGGTGGCGAGCATCAACGCCGACCGGGTGAACGCGATGTTTCTCGATCGCGTGCGGCTGTCGGCGGCGATCCGCGCGACCGAGGATCTGGGCGACCTCGCCGCGTGCGATGCGCTGCTGGTGGTCGTACCGACGCAGCATGTCGCTGGCGTGCTCGCGCAGATCGAGGTTGCCGGGCGGCCCCTGGTGCTGTGCGCCAAGGGGATCGAGGCAGGGACGCAGCGGCTGGTGAGCGAGATCGCCGCCGACGCCTGCCCCGATTCGCCGATCGCGGTGCTGTCGGGGCCGACCTTCGCGCACGAAGTGGCGGCGGGAAAGCCGACCGCGGTGACGCTGGCGTGCGGGGACAAGGCATTGCGCGAGGCGCTCGCCGATCGGCTCTCGGGTCCGGCGCTTCGGCCCTATCTGTCGGACGACGTGATCGGTGCCGAGATCGGCGGCGCGGTGAAGAACGTGCTGGCGATCGCGTGCGGCGTGGTCGAGGGCGCGGGATTGGGGCTCAACGCGCGCGCGGCGCTGATCGCGCGCGGCTTTGCCGAGATGACGCGGTTCGGGCTGGCGCGCGGGGGCCGCGCCGAGACGCTGGCCGGGCTGTCGGGGCTGGGCGATCTGGTGCTGACCTGCTCGTCGACCAATTCGCGCAACTTCTCGCTCGGGGTGGGGATCGGATCGGGGCGAAGCGCCGCCGATTTGCTCGCCGACCGGCGGACGGTGGCCGAGGGCGCCTTCACCGCGCCGGTGCTGCGCGCGGCCGCGGCGGCGGCGGGGGTCGACATGCCGGTGACCGAAGCGGTGTGTGCGCTGCTCGAGGGCGCGCATGTGACGGCGATCGTCGAACGCCTGCTGGCGCGACCGTTGAAGGTCGAGGCGTAG
- a CDS encoding DUF1674 domain-containing protein, translating to MGTRPAHVKPPAYLSKSPPVPQPEPVEPPRDDPMGKNPVRYGDWELKGIAIDF from the coding sequence ATGGGCACCCGCCCCGCACATGTGAAGCCCCCCGCCTATCTGTCGAAAAGCCCCCCGGTGCCGCAGCCCGAACCCGTCGAGCCGCCGCGCGACGATCCGATGGGCAAGAACCCGGTGCGCTATGGCGACTGGGAACTCAAAGGCATCGCGATCGACTTTTGA
- the htpX gene encoding zinc metalloprotease HtpX, which translates to MNHLKTGMLLAALTALFMGLGFAIGGRGGAMIALVVAAGMNFFAYWNADKIVLRMHNAREVDDRSAPEFVGLVRELATRAQLPMPRVYIVDDPHPNAFATGRNPANAAVAATSGLLSLLDRDEIAGVMAHELAHVKNRDTLIMTMVATIAGAISMLANFGLFFRSGDGRSSFVATIAAVIVAPFAAMIVQMTISRTREYGADRGGAEISGNPQALASALAKLAGGAARTRNRVSEQNPAAAQLYIVPPIAREMFSTHPDTGKRIAALQAMAGQFDPPPAFEMPAARRAASVPPTRTRPRTSALNPHRR; encoded by the coding sequence GTGAACCATCTGAAGACGGGCATGTTGCTGGCGGCGCTGACCGCCTTGTTCATGGGGCTGGGGTTCGCGATCGGCGGGCGCGGCGGGGCGATGATCGCGCTGGTGGTGGCGGCGGGGATGAACTTCTTCGCCTATTGGAACGCCGACAAGATCGTGCTGCGGATGCATAATGCGCGCGAGGTCGATGATCGCAGCGCGCCCGAATTCGTCGGGCTGGTGCGCGAGCTGGCGACGCGCGCGCAGCTGCCGATGCCGCGCGTCTATATCGTCGACGATCCGCACCCCAATGCCTTCGCCACCGGGCGCAACCCTGCCAATGCCGCGGTCGCTGCGACCAGCGGGCTGCTGTCGCTGCTCGATCGCGACGAGATCGCCGGGGTGATGGCGCACGAGCTGGCGCATGTGAAGAACCGCGACACGCTGATCATGACGATGGTCGCGACGATCGCGGGGGCGATCTCGATGCTCGCCAATTTCGGACTGTTCTTCCGCTCGGGCGATGGCCGATCGTCGTTCGTCGCGACGATCGCAGCGGTGATCGTCGCGCCGTTCGCCGCGATGATCGTCCAGATGACGATCAGCCGGACGCGCGAATATGGCGCCGATCGCGGCGGGGCCGAGATTTCGGGCAATCCGCAGGCACTTGCCTCGGCGCTGGCCAAGCTGGCGGGCGGCGCGGCGCGGACACGCAACCGGGTGAGCGAGCAGAATCCCGCGGCGGCGCAGCTCTACATCGTCCCGCCGATCGCGCGCGAGATGTTCTCGACGCATCCCGATACCGGCAAGCGGATCGCCGCGCTGCAGGCGATGGCAGGCCAGTTCGATCCGCCGCCGGCTTTTGAAATGCCGGCGGCGCGCCGGGCGGCGTCGGTGCCGCCGACGCGGACACGGCCACGGACGAGTGCGCTGAACCCGCACAGGCGGTAA
- a CDS encoding RsmB/NOP family class I SAM-dependent RNA methyltransferase: protein MARPQLELPADAPGVPARRAALKLLDAVLRQGKALEAALDRAAANLPANDRGLAHAIAAEVLRFLSDLDALIDSATRNRIPDDAKARFALRIALAQVLRLGTPPHAAISTVLPLVDGGPRKLVHGVFGALMRQGVSLPDTPALPDVAALRWEAQHGSAMVEAAMAAIAQPPATDLTLADPAATDEWVAKLEGVSLFPGHVRLPAGKQITALPGFDAGAWWVQDLAASLPARLLGQGAGDALDLCAAPGGKTLQLASQGWRTIAVDMSESRLARLRDNLGRTRIDAEIVCADLREWKPAAPVDAVLLDAPCSATGIFRRHPDVLHRVRPSVIAETAGLQRELLGRAAEWVRVGGRLVYAVCSLERPEGEEQIADFLSRHRHFAIDPVNQAELPAGVAPNPDGTVRTLPGMLIEQGGLDGFFIARMIRTA, encoded by the coding sequence ATGGCGCGTCCCCAACTCGAACTCCCCGCCGATGCCCCCGGCGTCCCCGCACGCCGTGCTGCGCTGAAACTGCTCGACGCGGTGTTGCGGCAGGGCAAGGCGCTCGAGGCGGCGCTCGATCGCGCGGCGGCGAACCTGCCCGCCAATGACCGTGGGCTGGCGCATGCGATCGCCGCCGAAGTGCTGCGCTTCCTCTCCGATCTCGACGCGCTGATCGATTCGGCGACGCGCAACCGGATTCCCGACGATGCCAAGGCGCGGTTCGCGCTGCGGATCGCGCTGGCGCAGGTGCTGCGGCTGGGCACCCCGCCGCATGCCGCGATCTCGACGGTGCTGCCGTTGGTCGATGGCGGGCCGCGCAAGCTGGTGCATGGCGTATTCGGGGCGCTGATGCGGCAGGGGGTGAGCTTGCCCGATACCCCCGCGCTGCCCGATGTGGCGGCGCTGCGCTGGGAAGCGCAGCATGGCAGCGCGATGGTCGAGGCGGCGATGGCGGCGATCGCGCAGCCGCCGGCGACCGACCTGACGCTCGCCGATCCCGCGGCGACCGACGAATGGGTCGCCAAGCTGGAAGGCGTCAGCCTGTTTCCCGGTCACGTTCGTCTGCCCGCGGGCAAGCAGATCACCGCGCTGCCCGGGTTCGATGCCGGCGCGTGGTGGGTGCAGGATCTCGCGGCGTCACTTCCGGCACGACTTTTGGGGCAAGGCGCGGGCGATGCGCTCGATCTGTGCGCCGCGCCCGGGGGCAAGACCTTGCAGCTCGCGAGCCAAGGTTGGCGCACGATTGCGGTCGATATGAGCGAAAGTCGTCTGGCGCGACTTCGCGATAATCTGGGCCGGACGCGGATCGATGCCGAGATCGTCTGCGCCGATCTGCGCGAATGGAAGCCCGCGGCACCCGTGGATGCGGTGCTGCTCGATGCGCCGTGCAGCGCGACCGGAATCTTCCGCCGCCACCCCGATGTGCTGCACCGCGTGCGTCCCAGCGTGATCGCCGAGACTGCAGGGTTGCAGCGCGAACTGCTGGGGCGCGCCGCCGAATGGGTGCGCGTCGGCGGGCGGCTGGTCTATGCGGTGTGTTCGCTCGAACGCCCCGAGGGCGAGGAGCAGATCGCCGATTTCCTGAGCCGGCATCGCCATTTCGCGATCGATCCCGTGAACCAGGCCGAGCTGCCGGCGGGCGTCGCGCCCAATCCCGACGGCACCGTCCGCACCTTGCCCGGGATGCTCATCGAACAAGGCGGGCTCGACGGGTTCTTCATCGCGCGGATGATCCGAACCGCTTGA